From the Candidatus Delongbacteria bacterium genome, one window contains:
- a CDS encoding response regulator produces the protein MNYKNSGSVLIVDDNLTNIQVLGEILKKSNYFVNIAMSGGEALQFLEYEKVEIILLDIMMPDLDGYEVCRRLKKDNRFKHIPVIFLTAKNQTEDIIKGFEVGAVDYVTKPYNKLELLARVSVHVNLIRSIREINELRTYLPICASCKSIRNDEGYWEQIEKYFQDNSDIKFSHSICPTCKHKLYPDLYDEKGILIKKTKKSDNDER, from the coding sequence ATGAACTATAAAAATTCTGGTTCAGTTCTTATTGTAGATGACAATCTAACAAACATTCAGGTATTAGGTGAAATTCTTAAAAAAAGTAATTATTTTGTCAATATTGCGATGAGTGGAGGGGAAGCATTGCAATTTCTAGAATATGAAAAAGTGGAAATTATATTATTGGATATAATGATGCCAGATCTTGATGGATATGAAGTTTGCAGAAGATTGAAAAAAGATAATAGGTTTAAACATATTCCAGTAATATTTCTCACTGCTAAAAATCAAACAGAAGATATAATAAAAGGATTTGAAGTTGGAGCAGTAGATTATGTAACAAAACCATACAATAAACTAGAACTACTTGCTAGAGTATCTGTTCATGTAAATTTGATACGATCTATTAGAGAAATTAATGAATTAAGAACATATCTTCCAATTTGTGCAAGTTGTAAGAGTATAAGAAATGATGAAGGTTATTGGGAACAGATTGAGAAATATTTCCAAGACAACAGTGATATTAAATTTTCTCATAGTATCTGTCCAACTTGTAAACATAAATTATATCCTGACCTCTATGATGAAAAAGGAATATTGATAAAAAAAACCAAAAAAAGTGATAATGATGAACGATAA
- a CDS encoding TIGR01212 family radical SAM protein (This family includes YhcC from E. coli K-12, an uncharacterized radical SAM protein.): protein MNDKKYYDFSTFLKENYPFKKVGKIGVTLNTPCPNDPPCKFCNSSSFVPYSIKGIKSIREQIINSIPFLSKKYKTNDFIAYFQDNTSTYGDPQFLEKSFSEACSIKDIKILNLSTRPDYINEDILEIINKGSLGKPVWLELGLQSFSDKTLKDINRGHDTSCFLKAYNLIRKRTNFKVGFHVILGLQGEKMSDFIYTAQKINDLRPDYIKISHLQIVSGSEYEKEYRLGKITVFSKEEYLEVLTEFIANLHKNISIHRIVGSAHSKELIAPVWGTLKESFVEALKNYMLDKNLSQGCRLEDI from the coding sequence ATGAACGATAAAAAATATTATGATTTCAGTACTTTTTTGAAGGAGAATTATCCTTTTAAAAAGGTAGGAAAAATTGGAGTAACTCTAAATACTCCTTGTCCAAATGATCCCCCCTGCAAGTTTTGTAATTCATCTTCTTTTGTTCCTTATTCAATTAAAGGTATTAAAAGTATTAGAGAGCAGATAATAAACTCTATTCCATTTTTATCAAAAAAATACAAGACTAACGATTTTATTGCATATTTTCAGGACAATACATCTACTTATGGTGATCCTCAATTTTTAGAAAAATCATTTTCCGAAGCCTGTAGTATTAAAGATATCAAAATTTTGAACTTGTCTACCCGACCAGACTATATCAACGAGGATATATTGGAAATTATAAATAAAGGATCATTGGGGAAGCCTGTCTGGCTCGAACTTGGACTACAAAGTTTTTCTGATAAAACTTTAAAAGATATTAACAGAGGTCATGATACTTCATGTTTTTTAAAAGCGTATAATCTAATTAGAAAAAGAACTAATTTTAAAGTTGGATTTCACGTAATTCTCGGTCTTCAAGGTGAAAAAATGAGTGACTTCATCTATACTGCACAAAAAATAAATGACTTGAGACCGGATTACATAAAAATTTCACATCTTCAAATCGTTTCAGGAAGTGAATACGAGAAAGAATATAGACTTGGGAAAATAACTGTCTTTAGTAAAGAGGAATATCTTGAAGTATTAACAGAATTCATTGCAAATCTTCATAAAAATATCAGCATACATAGAATTGTTGGAAGTGCTCACTCGAAAGAATTAATCGCTCCAGTGTGGGGAACATTGAAAGAGTCTTTTGTTGAAGCATTAAAAAATTATATGCTCGATAAAAATCTGAGTCAGGGCTGTAGACTCGAGGACATATAG